The Agrococcus carbonis sequence AGCAGCACGATGACGCTGAGCGAGAGCAGCAGCCCGGGGATCGCCAGCAGCACGTCGACGACGCGCATGAGGATCTCCTCGACGACACCGCCGAGCGAACCCGCGAGCACGCCGATGCCGGTGCCCGCGACGAGGCCGACGAGCACCGCGAGGGCTGCGCCCGAGAGCGAGTTGCCGGCGCCGAAGATGACGCGCGCGAGCAGGTCGCGGCCGGTGGCGTCGGTGCCGAAGGGGTGCGCGGCGCTCGGCGCCTGCAGGGCGTCGAGGGCGACGCCGGCGATCGGGTCCTGGGCTGTGAAGAGCCCCGGCACGATCGCCCAGGCGAGCGCGATCACGAGCACGGCGACCGAGAGCGCGAGCGTGAGCGCCGGCCGCTTGCGCGCAGGCGCCGCTGCGCGGCTCCGTGGGAGCAGCGTCGATGTGATGGCGCTCATGCGTGCACCGCCTTCCGCAGCCGGGGGTCGATCGCCGGGGCGATGAGGTCGACAGCCAGGTTGATCGCGACGAAGCCGATCGCCGAGATGACGACGATCGCCTGCAGCACGGGGATGTCGCGCGTCGCGACGGCCTCCTGGGTGAGCCTGCCCAGCCCGGTGCGCGCGAAGACCGTCTCGGTGACGACCGCGCCGGCGATCAGCTCGCCGAAGAGCACCCCCGCGATCGTGAGCGTCGGCAGCAGTGCGTTGCGTGCCACCTCGCGCGAGAGCAGCCATCCGGAGCTCGCGCCGCGGGCCTTCGCGACGGCGATGAAGGGCTCGGCGACCGTGTCGTCGATGCTGCGGATGAGCACCTGGGCCAGCGGCGCCGCGATCGGCACCGCGATCGTGAGCACGGGCAGCACGAGCGCCTCCACCGGGTCGGCGTTGATGACCGGGATCAGCCCGAGCTGGAACGAGACGCCCTGCAGCAGCACGATGCCGAGCCAGAACACGGGGATCGAGACGAACAGCGGCGGCAGCGAGCGGAACGCGCGGCGCAGCCACTCGGCACGGCCGAAGGTCGCGACGACGGCGATGGCCACCGCGAGCAGCACCGCCGCGACGAAGCCGAGGGAGGCGAGCAGGAGCGTGGAGGGCAGTGCCGTCGCGATGAGCGCCTCGACGTCGGCGCCGTTCTGCAGCGAAGTGCCGAGGTCGCCCGTGAGGAAGCCGACCGCAGACTGCCACAGTTGCAGCCAGATCGGCTGGTCGGCGCCGTAGGCCGCGCGCAGCTCCTCGAGCTGCGCCGCGCTCAGTCCCAGCTCCGGGCTCGCGTACCGGGCGACGATGGCGTCGCCCGGGAGCGCCTGCAGCAGCAGGAACGCGAGCACGAAGGTGGCGAGCACGACCAGTGCGGCCTGGCCGGTGCGGCGGAGCGGGTAGGGCACGGCCATCTCAGCCCTCGAGCCAGACGTTCGCGAAGCTGGGGCGGCCGACCGACTCGGTCTCGAATCCCTGCACGATCGGCTGCACGCCGTAGACCTGCGGCTCCTCGAAGAAGGGCAGCACGTAGGCGTGCTCGGTCAGGTGCGCCTGCACCGCTGCCGCCGCGGCGACGCGCCCCTCGGTGGTGGGCTCGGACGCCACCTGGCGCAGCAGCGACTCGAGCTCTGCATCGATCGGCTCGCCCACGGCGTCGCGGTTCGCGAGCGTGTTGCGGTTGTCGATCGAGTACTGGCTCTTGATGACGTCGAAGTCGGCACGGCCGACCATCGAGTGGTAGATCTGGATCTGATCGATGTCGGAGGAGGCGGCGGTCTGCGCGGCCTGGTCGCCCTGGAAGAGCTCGAGCTCGACGCCGATCTCGCGCAGCTGCTGGGAGACGAGCGTGATGACGTCGCGCGAGCGGGGCTGCGGGAGCGCCTCGTTGACCACCAGGTGGAGGCGCACGCCGTCGCGACTGCGGATGCCGTCCGGTCCCGTCTCCCAGCCGGCCTCGTCGAGCAGCGCGTTCGCGCGGTCGGGATCGAAGGCGTAGGCATCCGTCTGCTGCTCATAGCCGAGTGCCGTCCGGCTGAGCGACGAGGTGGCGAGCGGGTAGCCGTCCGAGAAGATCGAGTCGACGACCTCCTGGCGGTCGATGCCGGCGATCAGGGCCTGGCGCACCCGGATGTCCGAGAGCAGCGGGTGGTCGAAGCGGAAGCTCAGGCCGTTGTTGACGCCGTTCGTCTGCGCGGCGACGAGCTCGAGGCCCGCGGCGGTGACCTGCTCCTCGTGCTGGGGCTCGACCTGGCGGGCGATGTGGGCCTGGCCGGAGGTGAGCGAGCCGATGCGCACGCTGTCCTCCGGCGCGATGACGATGTCGACCGCGTCGACGTGCGGTCGCGCCTGGTTCTCGGCGGAGGGCGGTGCCCACGCGTAGTCCTCGCGGGCGGCGAGGCGGATGCTCGTGCCCAGCTGCTCCGACTCCACGACGAAGGGCCCCGCGCCGATGACCCGCTCGGCGTTGCCGGGACCGAAGCCCTCCGAGTCGAGCTCGAGCGACGCATCCGCCAGCAGCCCCGAGTTGATCGTCGAGACCGCCTGCGCGAACCCCGGTGCGGGCGCGCTGAAGTGGAAGCGCACGGTGTCGTCGTCGACGACCTCGCCGCGCTCGTAGTTGTTGATCGCCTCGCTCACGATGAGCGCGCGGTCGGTGTCGCCGAGCCCGAAGAGGTCGATGTTGGCGACGACGTTCTCGGCCGTGAGCGGCGTGCCGTCGGAGTAGGTGACGTCGGTGCGGACGTCGAAGGTGTACTCGGTCGCGTCGTCGCTGACCTCGGGCAGGGCGGTCGCGATCCAGGGCTCGAGCTCGAGCGTCTCGGGATCCTGGTGCAGCAGGCGCGCCGTGAGGTTGTTGACGAGCGCGCCGTTCGGGTAGAAGCCTGCGGCCGGCGGGTAGAGCGACGTGTAGGCCTGGTGCTCGAGGTAGGTGAGCGTGCCGCCGTCGACGGGCTCGCCGCCCTGCGCCGCGGGCGATGCCGCCTGGCTCGTCGAGCAGGCGGAGAGCGCGAGGGCGGCGATGGCGGCGGCGGCGATCGCCGTCGAGCGTCGAGAGGGGAAGCGGACCACGGTGACCTCCATAAGTCTTGCTTGGTGCTTCCCATAGCAAAACCGATGGATGCGGTCAGTGCACCTCGGGCTGCAACACGGCGTCACACTCGGCGGCGGAGCGCGGCGCGAGGACGTCGAGCGCCTGCAGCAGGTCGTCGACGATGTCCTGGGCCTCCTCGATGCCGACCGAGATGCGGACGAGCCCGGGCGTGATCCCGAGCGCGAGGCGCTCGGCCTCGTCGAGCTTGCCGTGGATGGTCGAGCCGGTGTGGATCGCGAGGGTGCGCACGTCGCCGATGTGCGTCATCTGGCTCACGAGCCGCAAGCGGTCGAGGAACGCGTGGGCGGCGTCGCGCGTGCCGAGGTCGATCGAGACGATCGAGCCGACGCCCCGCGGCAGCATGCGCGCCACGACGGCACGGCGCGGATCGTCGTCGCTCCCGGGGTAGTGGACGCGCGCGACGGCGGGGTGCCGGGTGAGCGCCTCGGCGACGACGCGGGCGTTCGCGACGTGCCGCTCCATGCGGAGCGAGAGCGTCTCGATGCCGTGCAGCAGGAGGAAGGCGCTCGTCGGCGGGAAGCTCGGGCCGTGCTCGAGCACCACGACGGCGCGGAGGTAGGCGGCGTACGCCGCGGCGCCGTAGCGCTCGGCGAACGACGGAGCGCCGTGCGGGCGCGGCGCGTGCAGGTGCGGGAACCGCGCGGCAGCCGCATCCCAGTCGAACGTGCCGCCGTCGACGATGGCCCCGCCGATGACCGAGCCGTGCCCGCTCAGCCACTTCGAGGTCGAGTGGATGACGACGGCCGCGCCGTGCTCGAACGGGCGGCAGAGGTAGGGGGTCGCCACCGTGTTGTCGACCACGAGCGGCACGCCCGTGCGCTTCGAGACGCGGCCGAGCAGGTCGAGGTCGGCGACCTCGCCGAGCGGGTTCGCGATCGACTCGGCGTAGATGGCGCGGGTCTCGGGGCCCACCGCTGCGGCCCACGCATCCTCGTCGGCGTCGATCGGCACCGCCTCGAGCTCGAGCCCCATGCGGCGGAGCGCGCCCCTTGCCATCTCGCGGGTGCCCTCGTAGAGCCGGTCGGTCGTGAGGATGTGATCGCCCGCCTGCGCGAGCGCCCCGAGCGCGGCGGCGATCGCCGCCTGGCCGCTCGCGACGAGCACGCCGTCGACGCCGCCCTCGAGGTCGGCGATGCGGCGCGCGGCGACGACGTTCGTCGGGTTGTCGTTGCGCGAGTAGGCGCGGCGGGCGCTGCGGCCCGCGAAGCGCTCCTCGCCGTCGTCGAAGTCGTCGAAGACGTAGCCGGCGCTCTGGTAGATCGGGGTGATGCGGGCGCCGGCTTCGGCGTCGACGATCGCGCCGGCGTGCACCTGGCGGGTGTCGAACCCCCACGCGGCGCTCATCGGGCGGCTCCGGCGGCGACGGGCGCGAGCGCCCCGGCGATGCGGTCGACCGCCTCGGCGAGCACGGGGGCCGGGGTCGCGAAGACGAGCCGCACGTGCTGCTCGGAGCCCGCCCCGCACAGCGCGCCGTCGGTGAGCGTGACGCCCGCGCGCTCGCGCAGCAGCTCGGCGGGCGAGCCGTCGAGGCCCAGCGCGCCCACGTCGAGCCACGCGAGGTACGTCGCCTCCGGCGGATGCCAGCGCACGTCGGGCAGCCGCTCGGCGAGCAGGCGGCCGAGCAGGTCGCGGTTGCGCTCGAGGTAGCCGACGGCCCCGGCGAGCCAGCCGCCGCCGTCGCGGTAGGCGGCCGTCGAGGCGATCACGCCGAGCGTCGAGGCCCCGTGGACGACGGAGAAGCCGAAGCGGCGGTAGGCGGCCTCGTCGGCGTCGTTCGCGGTGATGAGCTGCGCCGCCTTGAGCCCCGGGATGTTCCAGGCCTTCGAGGCGCTCGTGCCCGTGATGGTG is a genomic window containing:
- a CDS encoding ABC transporter permease, with amino-acid sequence MSAITSTLLPRSRAAAPARKRPALTLALSVAVLVIALAWAIVPGLFTAQDPIAGVALDALQAPSAAHPFGTDATGRDLLARVIFGAGNSLSGAALAVLVGLVAGTGIGVLAGSLGGVVEEILMRVVDVLLAIPGLLLSLSVIVLLGFGVWNAAIAVGVTSIAVFARLARSQVVKVRRSDYVEAAFGSGGSFLSVLRRHVLPNSLGPVLALAALQFGSAILQISTLGFLGYGAPPPTPEWGLLIAESRDYVATAWWLTTLPGLVVAAVVLAANRVAAAIREATA
- a CDS encoding ABC transporter permease gives rise to the protein MAVPYPLRRTGQAALVVLATFVLAFLLLQALPGDAIVARYASPELGLSAAQLEELRAAYGADQPIWLQLWQSAVGFLTGDLGTSLQNGADVEALIATALPSTLLLASLGFVAAVLLAVAIAVVATFGRAEWLRRAFRSLPPLFVSIPVFWLGIVLLQGVSFQLGLIPVINADPVEALVLPVLTIAVPIAAPLAQVLIRSIDDTVAEPFIAVAKARGASSGWLLSREVARNALLPTLTIAGVLFGELIAGAVVTETVFARTGLGRLTQEAVATRDIPVLQAIVVISAIGFVAINLAVDLIAPAIDPRLRKAVHA
- a CDS encoding TIGR04028 family ABC transporter substrate-binding protein, with product MEVTVVRFPSRRSTAIAAAAIAALALSACSTSQAASPAAQGGEPVDGGTLTYLEHQAYTSLYPPAAGFYPNGALVNNLTARLLHQDPETLELEPWIATALPEVSDDATEYTFDVRTDVTYSDGTPLTAENVVANIDLFGLGDTDRALIVSEAINNYERGEVVDDDTVRFHFSAPAPGFAQAVSTINSGLLADASLELDSEGFGPGNAERVIGAGPFVVESEQLGTSIRLAAREDYAWAPPSAENQARPHVDAVDIVIAPEDSVRIGSLTSGQAHIARQVEPQHEEQVTAAGLELVAAQTNGVNNGLSFRFDHPLLSDIRVRQALIAGIDRQEVVDSIFSDGYPLATSSLSRTALGYEQQTDAYAFDPDRANALLDEAGWETGPDGIRSRDGVRLHLVVNEALPQPRSRDVITLVSQQLREIGVELELFQGDQAAQTAASSDIDQIQIYHSMVGRADFDVIKSQYSIDNRNTLANRDAVGEPIDAELESLLRQVASEPTTEGRVAAAAAVQAHLTEHAYVLPFFEEPQVYGVQPIVQGFETESVGRPSFANVWLEG
- a CDS encoding aminotransferase class I/II-fold pyridoxal phosphate-dependent enzyme, whose translation is MSAAWGFDTRQVHAGAIVDAEAGARITPIYQSAGYVFDDFDDGEERFAGRSARRAYSRNDNPTNVVAARRIADLEGGVDGVLVASGQAAIAAALGALAQAGDHILTTDRLYEGTREMARGALRRMGLELEAVPIDADEDAWAAAVGPETRAIYAESIANPLGEVADLDLLGRVSKRTGVPLVVDNTVATPYLCRPFEHGAAVVIHSTSKWLSGHGSVIGGAIVDGGTFDWDAAAARFPHLHAPRPHGAPSFAERYGAAAYAAYLRAVVVLEHGPSFPPTSAFLLLHGIETLSLRMERHVANARVVAEALTRHPAVARVHYPGSDDDPRRAVVARMLPRGVGSIVSIDLGTRDAAHAFLDRLRLVSQMTHIGDVRTLAIHTGSTIHGKLDEAERLALGITPGLVRISVGIEEAQDIVDDLLQALDVLAPRSAAECDAVLQPEVH